In Maridesulfovibrio frigidus DSM 17176, a genomic segment contains:
- a CDS encoding ATPase, T2SS/T4P/T4SS family, whose product MILKSVSFTDLILHESGEAFMKGCDNCDQKLVPCEEDTKNEIEALHAEVIKVHTETGRHTFRIKHEDVGYRVALYEGVVWGSGKVFFLRRIQGNVSAFTELGLPPALSEWLLNANQSKGLVLFTGAQASGKTFSASSLVATRLSTLGGHAVSFENPAEMPLDGKHGDFGFCFQAEIDHEEDLAEAIERSHRLASPNIIYIGEIRSKHAASEALRVCLGSDQQIVVATLHGFDLVTALERLVTMAREIDGDIASQNLAQGLLAVVHQQLEHVDGKTVLHVPQFLLAPFNENFKGLRAKIKNGELTGLQEEMREQKNRIQFGGLESLCKD is encoded by the coding sequence ATGATTCTCAAAAGTGTATCATTCACAGATCTGATTCTTCATGAAAGCGGCGAAGCTTTCATGAAGGGTTGCGATAATTGCGACCAGAAGCTTGTTCCTTGTGAGGAAGACACCAAAAATGAAATTGAAGCTCTCCACGCAGAAGTTATTAAAGTTCATACTGAAACGGGTAGACACACTTTCAGAATTAAGCACGAAGACGTCGGTTACAGAGTTGCGCTCTATGAGGGTGTTGTCTGGGGCAGCGGGAAAGTCTTCTTCTTACGCAGGATTCAGGGAAACGTTTCTGCCTTCACGGAACTGGGATTACCCCCCGCCCTTTCAGAATGGCTTCTTAATGCGAACCAGAGTAAGGGGCTGGTCCTTTTTACCGGTGCGCAAGCTTCCGGAAAAACCTTCAGCGCGTCATCTTTAGTAGCCACACGGCTTTCAACTCTTGGAGGCCACGCCGTCAGTTTTGAAAACCCGGCCGAAATGCCCTTAGATGGCAAACATGGAGATTTCGGTTTCTGCTTTCAAGCCGAAATAGATCATGAAGAGGATCTAGCTGAAGCCATCGAACGTTCTCACCGCTTAGCTTCTCCTAACATTATCTACATCGGGGAAATCCGAAGCAAACACGCAGCCAGTGAAGCTCTGCGCGTCTGCCTTGGTTCAGATCAACAAATAGTTGTGGCCACATTGCATGGCTTCGACCTTGTAACGGCTCTGGAAAGATTGGTCACAATGGCCCGCGAAATTGACGGAGACATTGCCAGTCAAAATCTAGCTCAAGGCCTTCTAGCTGTTGTTCATCAGCAACTTGAACACGTCGACGGCAAAACGGTTCTCCATGTCCCTCAGTTCCTGCTGGCTCCTTTTAATGAAAACTTCAAAGGGCTCCGCGCAAAAATTAAGAACGGTGAACTGACGGGATTACAGGAAGAAATGCGGGAACAGAAAAACCGCATTCAATTCGGAGGGCTTGAATCATTATGCAAGGATTAG
- a CDS encoding GspE/PulE family protein, protein MTNNEIPKELQERVLLLNDIIYISAEVADDAVLMSFLSYAARKGFKETKRLEAEEFQKLRKKNITKAETKSDIQDLAVQIIADAYEQGASDIHIGDYGPFASIQFRKLGMLQNYKQLMGEIGRKVIVAMYQTMSNSADTTFVAKERQDGRIVSNDFLPADVHSIRIHTEPLDCSMAENGTGTFMALRLLYDRTTAKGDLDDRLKILGFSDRHIRRFQFLTQRSGLTLLSGPTGHGKSTLLKHIMECMAEDNPEKNFLAIEDPPEYPLERVKQVRVNTNDQDDNRGSAYRNAIAGAMRSDPDTIMIGEVRYPEAASAALDAAQTGHGVWTTVHANSALGIIQRMVSLLRAAQYPDPLEYLCDHTVLSGLHHQRLVPVLCPNCKMPLKDITKLPTDNELRRKSLPEAVLNRLFRAVNNMENVNIRGEGCKQCSGVGIIGQTVASEIVTTDHVILKAVRTGNMEAAYKHWRHEQNGQTFVSHAIDLIEDGLIDPYLTERRLGVPLNYAKAFDDFNLSSSDLDELAGSKNVEAPHGTS, encoded by the coding sequence ATGACGAACAACGAAATTCCAAAAGAACTTCAAGAACGGGTACTGCTCCTAAATGACATCATCTATATCTCAGCGGAGGTGGCAGACGATGCAGTTTTGATGTCTTTCCTTAGCTATGCGGCGCGTAAAGGTTTCAAGGAAACCAAAAGACTTGAAGCTGAAGAGTTCCAGAAATTGCGCAAGAAAAATATCACCAAAGCTGAAACCAAAAGCGACATTCAAGATCTCGCTGTTCAGATTATTGCTGATGCTTACGAGCAAGGTGCATCTGATATTCACATAGGCGATTACGGCCCGTTTGCCTCTATTCAGTTTAGAAAGCTGGGCATGTTGCAGAACTACAAGCAACTGATGGGAGAAATTGGCAGAAAAGTAATTGTTGCAATGTATCAAACCATGTCCAACAGCGCAGACACCACATTTGTAGCTAAGGAAAGGCAAGACGGCAGGATCGTAAGCAACGATTTCCTTCCTGCGGACGTTCACTCTATCCGAATTCATACGGAACCGCTCGACTGCTCAATGGCGGAGAATGGAACCGGAACTTTCATGGCGCTGCGCCTTCTTTACGATCGCACAACGGCTAAAGGGGATTTGGATGATAGATTGAAAATCCTCGGCTTTTCCGATCGCCATATTCGCAGATTTCAATTTCTCACCCAGCGTTCTGGACTGACTCTTCTTTCAGGCCCGACCGGCCACGGTAAAAGTACACTGCTCAAACATATCATGGAGTGCATGGCCGAGGATAATCCGGAAAAGAATTTCCTCGCCATTGAAGATCCACCGGAATACCCGCTTGAAAGGGTAAAGCAGGTTCGGGTCAATACTAACGATCAGGATGATAATCGTGGATCGGCATACCGCAACGCAATTGCCGGAGCCATGCGCTCTGACCCTGACACCATTATGATCGGTGAAGTCCGTTATCCTGAAGCGGCTTCAGCGGCTCTTGATGCCGCTCAAACAGGACACGGAGTATGGACAACAGTTCATGCAAACTCAGCATTAGGAATCATTCAAAGAATGGTTTCTCTGCTCCGTGCTGCTCAATATCCTGATCCTCTTGAATACCTTTGTGACCACACAGTTCTTTCCGGCCTTCATCATCAAAGGCTTGTGCCGGTGCTTTGTCCGAACTGCAAGATGCCGCTTAAGGATATAACCAAACTTCCAACTGACAATGAACTGCGCCGGAAGTCTCTTCCTGAAGCCGTGCTCAATCGTCTTTTCAGAGCGGTTAACAATATGGAGAACGTCAACATCAGGGGTGAAGGTTGTAAACAATGCTCTGGGGTTGGAATTATCGGGCAAACCGTAGCATCTGAAATAGTAACCACCGACCATGTAATCCTGAAAGCTGTACGCACAGGAAACATGGAAGCGGCATACAAACATTGGAGACATGAGCAGAACGGCCAGACCTTTGTCAGCCATGCCATCGATCTGATTGAAGACGGATTAATTGATCCTTATCTGACAGAACGCAGACTTGGTGTGCCATTAAACTATGCCAAGGCTTTCGATGATTTCAACCTTTCATCTTCCGATCTGGATGAACTAGCCGGTTCAAAAAATGTGGAGGCTCCTCATGGTACTTCCTGA
- a CDS encoding type 4 pilus major pilin, protein MTLFETLGSLLIALIVFGGSSYMISKSMDNDKISTAEQNLSTFRLDLKQLYTGEPDFTGMTTEIAVKNKIVPDSMLKSSGEIRNAWNGAVSVAEGTDPTTFTITHNKVPEYACVKLATFQAGSWETITVNGVEIDQASGMVGAITNQLATTNIIVFTSN, encoded by the coding sequence ATGACTTTATTTGAAACGCTTGGCTCACTTCTTATAGCTTTGATCGTTTTTGGAGGATCATCCTATATGATATCTAAATCGATGGACAACGACAAAATATCTACGGCAGAACAAAACCTCTCGACCTTTCGGCTCGACTTAAAACAGCTTTATACAGGCGAGCCAGACTTTACAGGTATGACTACTGAAATTGCCGTTAAAAACAAAATTGTGCCTGACAGCATGCTGAAAAGTAGCGGTGAAATCCGCAATGCATGGAACGGAGCCGTGTCCGTAGCTGAAGGAACAGACCCAACCACATTTACGATTACACACAATAAAGTCCCTGAATACGCATGTGTAAAACTGGCAACATTTCAAGCCGGATCATGGGAAACTATTACTGTGAACGGTGTTGAAATCGACCAAGCAAGCGGAATGGTCGGAGCCATAACAAATCAGCTTGCCACCACTAATATCATCGTCTTCACCTCCAACTAG
- the pilO2 gene encoding type 4b pilus protein PilO2 translates to MHTIKINKKQYAAGFWWQILDGKGRKKQLIEQARKMAANFADREYNYVIARKQQFGLSSDPAKLKRIPSLACALVERSRSTWVGMFCLNDEKNLWWICAISKKTIVAEGDRICNSREEAEAHLNNLKAMSNWENNEFICETFSDTLKHFDGLIKPSERVQPLYPQKNNGKLLLLAAAVIIIVAGFSFWNDYQADQLAEQQRIEAIKARAESEKNKEIISSDPGKYFTMPWKVSPMPLKFAKQFLRAMRKTEPFNNGWKLETITRNDKGIYMAWSHQEGAEFTSRPSDSSFGSRPDLAEIIIDYPKELVRPGQPLTNKSEVTALLYELTRTLGAKLNLTWKAPEIKKQKSKLLNQSLDIIAPWIKGEWKLSGLPAGSAISESLFARMDSIPCLVIYEISFTRNQCTMEGQVYAKY, encoded by the coding sequence ATGCACACAATTAAGATTAATAAAAAACAATATGCGGCCGGTTTCTGGTGGCAGATATTGGATGGTAAAGGGCGCAAAAAACAGCTCATAGAGCAGGCCCGTAAAATGGCCGCAAATTTTGCCGACCGGGAATACAACTATGTCATTGCCAGAAAACAGCAGTTCGGACTCAGCTCTGATCCGGCAAAACTTAAAAGGATTCCATCTTTGGCGTGTGCTTTGGTGGAACGTTCCAGATCAACTTGGGTCGGGATGTTCTGCTTAAATGATGAAAAGAATCTCTGGTGGATCTGCGCAATCAGCAAAAAGACAATTGTTGCTGAAGGTGATCGCATTTGCAATTCCAGAGAAGAAGCTGAAGCTCATTTAAATAATTTGAAAGCCATGTCTAACTGGGAAAATAATGAGTTCATCTGCGAAACATTCAGTGACACGCTCAAGCACTTTGATGGACTCATTAAGCCTTCAGAACGAGTTCAACCGCTCTATCCGCAGAAAAATAACGGAAAACTTCTTCTACTCGCTGCGGCAGTAATTATTATCGTTGCCGGCTTTTCTTTTTGGAATGACTACCAAGCCGATCAGCTTGCAGAGCAACAAAGAATTGAGGCCATTAAAGCCCGCGCTGAATCTGAAAAAAACAAAGAAATTATAAGTTCTGACCCCGGTAAGTATTTCACCATGCCGTGGAAAGTTTCCCCGATGCCTCTAAAATTTGCAAAACAGTTTCTAAGAGCCATGCGGAAAACAGAACCATTTAATAATGGTTGGAAACTGGAAACCATTACCCGAAATGACAAAGGCATCTACATGGCATGGTCGCATCAAGAGGGCGCAGAATTCACCAGCCGTCCAAGCGACTCATCCTTTGGATCACGTCCTGATCTGGCTGAGATAATCATAGATTACCCCAAAGAACTAGTACGGCCAGGACAACCACTGACGAATAAATCTGAGGTAACTGCGCTTCTTTACGAACTGACGCGCACCCTTGGCGCAAAATTGAATCTTACTTGGAAAGCTCCTGAAATAAAGAAACAGAAAAGCAAGTTACTGAATCAGTCTCTTGATATTATTGCCCCGTGGATCAAAGGAGAGTGGAAACTTTCCGGCCTTCCTGCCGGCTCTGCAATTTCTGAATCCCTGTTTGCTAGGATGGATTCAATACCCTGTCTGGTTATCTATGAGATCTCCTTCACTAGAAACCAGTGCACCATGGAGGGTCAAGTTTATGCCAAATATTAA
- a CDS encoding type II secretion system F family protein produces the protein MVLPEINEILAKIFFNHKERIRIYRKLSAMTRHGVSVAESLLYLEKRYAKNYSPLTPVLTEVSARINSGSKLHEALQGFIPAEESMLIQSGVNSGKLFESLELSVKLIKARLKIISSVWKALSYPCLLICALITLLIVLSRYVMPRLTEISDPAFWQGSAQTLYQVTRFIDSTAGTLFLAGLILSFLISLATLKIWTGKIRVRFDNVPPWSFYRLITGSLWLFTLSTMMESGIQLSQSMNDMLSTPGSSPWLKERMHSVKAQLNLGKGLGQALDDSGYQFPSRTIIEDLRVYSKLPGFDSQLKLIAEEWLNEGMETIKVQAKVINMACIVGIIFMISNIVLAMTSLQQQLGQNIL, from the coding sequence ATGGTACTTCCTGAAATTAATGAAATACTGGCGAAGATTTTCTTTAACCATAAAGAACGGATTCGTATTTATCGAAAGCTTTCTGCAATGACCAGACACGGTGTAAGTGTTGCGGAAAGCCTGCTCTATCTCGAAAAAAGATACGCAAAAAATTACAGCCCGCTAACTCCTGTTCTTACGGAAGTTTCAGCGCGAATAAACTCAGGAAGTAAGCTTCATGAAGCTCTTCAAGGATTCATTCCAGCAGAAGAATCTATGCTGATCCAAAGCGGAGTAAATTCCGGTAAACTTTTTGAATCTCTGGAACTCTCAGTAAAATTAATCAAAGCCAGATTAAAAATTATAAGCAGCGTGTGGAAGGCTCTCAGTTATCCATGTCTTTTAATTTGTGCGCTCATTACGCTTCTAATCGTGCTTTCAAGATACGTCATGCCCAGACTTACTGAGATTTCAGATCCGGCATTTTGGCAAGGCAGTGCACAAACTCTTTATCAAGTTACGCGATTCATAGACTCCACAGCGGGAACTCTGTTTCTTGCCGGATTAATCCTCTCATTCCTTATCTCGCTGGCGACTCTCAAAATATGGACAGGAAAAATACGCGTCCGTTTTGACAATGTACCACCATGGTCCTTTTACCGTCTTATCACCGGTAGTCTATGGCTCTTTACCCTTTCTACCATGATGGAATCGGGCATTCAGCTTTCGCAATCTATGAACGACATGCTCTCCACTCCAGGATCAAGCCCATGGCTGAAAGAGAGAATGCATTCAGTCAAAGCCCAGCTCAATCTGGGTAAAGGTCTGGGGCAGGCTCTGGATGACTCAGGATACCAGTTTCCTTCCAGAACAATCATTGAAGACCTGCGGGTCTATTCAAAGCTTCCGGGCTTTGACAGCCAGCTGAAACTCATTGCCGAGGAATGGCTGAATGAGGGCATGGAAACAATCAAAGTTCAAGCCAAAGTAATAAACATGGCGTGCATAGTCGGCATCATTTTTATGATTTCCAACATCGTTCTCGCGATGACTTCCCTTCAACAACAGCTCGGACAAAACATACTTTAA
- a CDS encoding TcpQ domain-containing protein, giving the protein MRYLIILLLLIIPTTGCTALNSMKKHVTIAEQTAPMYEDHEVEPLVEETALKVASHYPPGRTVFHMTASDNPFGRMFENNLRSQGFQFSPKTTDHNVLNVNQVFDAIGNSTMYYLHFQSSDGWSFGQVYNLTFEGFERAGLLTQTPAFFEFVGDESKQVESPLDENWNIKPGGLKDQLKRWASRSEYQLVWKAGHDFEMQAHATFRDTFPRAVKRMFSRMHAGGNSLRVTIYQANKVIEVCED; this is encoded by the coding sequence ATGAGATATTTAATTATCCTTCTTTTACTAATCATTCCGACTACAGGATGCACAGCTCTTAACTCCATGAAGAAACATGTGACCATCGCAGAACAGACTGCGCCCATGTATGAGGATCACGAAGTTGAACCTTTGGTTGAAGAAACTGCGCTCAAAGTAGCAAGCCATTACCCTCCCGGCAGGACTGTTTTTCATATGACAGCTTCAGACAATCCTTTCGGCAGGATGTTTGAAAACAATCTGCGCAGTCAAGGGTTTCAATTCAGCCCTAAAACTACCGATCATAATGTCTTAAATGTGAATCAGGTGTTCGATGCCATCGGCAACAGCACCATGTATTATTTGCATTTTCAGTCTTCTGACGGCTGGTCATTCGGACAAGTCTATAACCTGACTTTTGAAGGATTTGAACGAGCCGGGCTCCTTACCCAGACACCCGCCTTTTTTGAATTTGTCGGTGATGAATCAAAGCAGGTTGAATCTCCACTTGATGAGAATTGGAACATCAAACCAGGCGGCCTCAAAGATCAACTCAAACGCTGGGCAAGCAGATCAGAATATCAGCTCGTATGGAAAGCCGGTCACGATTTCGAAATGCAAGCGCACGCCACTTTCAGAGACACATTTCCCAGAGCGGTTAAACGGATGTTTTCCAGAATGCACGCCGGCGGCAACTCCCTGCGCGTAACTATTTATCAAGCAAACAAAGTCATTGAAGTATGCGAGGACTAA
- a CDS encoding type II secretory pathway component PulD-like protein, which produces MKHFILLIITLSLCSCGGFQPSPQQRSVKSRAAAMNYATKKKTVKIIHAPYLGATPIELDEHKLPAVFSRRVTLHASGTASELAKQINELVPVRIEVEHIGSASNEEGKQAVNKMKLNYDGQLKGLLDSMCEYFGMGWEFDDATSKVEITRFQTKSFSLAVAPGNISYESIITNKSQTSGGSADSSSIEGVGQTSKTSDSTSQTSQTNKATFVGDVWDDTSKAISAMLSKDGLVVVNQAAGMVTVTDTSTALRRVSKYIKSLNIKMGRQVALAVKVWALELNHNADAGFNLETALQAGQASLGLMGGQPYNTIAGAGTLTAAILDGSWKDSKLVLRALKQNGRTTLLTSGSGIVMNNQALPVQVVKRDSYLAGMSSSRDSQSVQTSQLTPGEVSTGFSMTVIPHIMDNRKAILQYNINLSSLDSLTEFSTGDMKVQLPEVSTRSFSQRVTMKCGQTLILAGFEQETNQESKGLGITSGGNSQKYGKSLIIITIEMESAGV; this is translated from the coding sequence ATGAAACATTTTATCTTACTAATTATCACTCTTTCCCTTTGCAGTTGCGGAGGTTTTCAGCCCTCTCCGCAACAAAGGTCTGTGAAAAGCAGAGCGGCGGCAATGAATTATGCGACCAAAAAGAAAACGGTAAAAATCATTCATGCTCCTTATCTGGGAGCCACTCCCATTGAGCTGGATGAGCACAAGTTGCCAGCAGTCTTTTCAAGACGTGTAACATTGCATGCATCCGGCACTGCTTCAGAACTGGCCAAACAAATTAATGAGCTTGTTCCCGTCCGCATCGAGGTCGAACACATAGGTTCAGCTTCTAATGAAGAGGGCAAACAAGCCGTAAATAAAATGAAGCTAAATTATGACGGCCAGCTCAAAGGGTTGCTTGATTCTATGTGTGAATATTTCGGCATGGGCTGGGAGTTTGATGATGCCACTTCCAAGGTTGAAATCACGCGATTTCAGACCAAATCATTCAGCCTTGCCGTTGCTCCGGGCAACATTTCTTACGAATCTATCATTACTAACAAATCACAAACTTCCGGAGGTTCTGCGGACTCCAGCAGTATTGAAGGAGTCGGGCAAACTTCAAAAACATCAGACAGCACCAGCCAAACTTCGCAGACCAATAAAGCCACCTTTGTGGGCGATGTCTGGGACGACACATCCAAGGCCATTTCAGCCATGCTTTCAAAGGACGGTCTAGTTGTAGTTAATCAGGCTGCCGGCATGGTCACAGTGACTGATACTTCTACAGCCCTGCGCAGAGTCAGCAAGTATATCAAGTCTCTGAATATCAAGATGGGCAGGCAGGTCGCTCTGGCCGTTAAAGTCTGGGCTCTAGAATTGAACCATAATGCTGATGCCGGTTTCAATCTTGAAACAGCACTACAAGCCGGACAGGCAAGTCTCGGACTGATGGGCGGCCAGCCATACAATACTATTGCCGGGGCCGGAACGCTGACAGCAGCAATTCTTGACGGCTCATGGAAGGACTCCAAGCTTGTCCTTAGAGCTTTAAAACAAAACGGTCGCACAACTTTGCTCACTTCCGGATCAGGCATTGTAATGAATAATCAGGCTCTTCCTGTTCAGGTTGTTAAGCGTGATTCCTATCTTGCCGGCATGAGCAGCAGCCGCGACAGCCAGTCTGTTCAGACCTCACAACTCACACCAGGTGAAGTCTCTACCGGATTTTCCATGACGGTCATTCCTCACATTATGGATAACCGGAAAGCAATTCTTCAATACAACATAAATCTTTCATCCCTTGATTCTCTTACCGAGTTTTCTACCGGAGATATGAAAGTTCAGCTCCCAGAGGTTTCCACGCGCAGTTTCAGCCAGCGCGTAACCATGAAATGTGGACAAACTTTAATTCTGGCCGGATTTGAACAAGAGACGAATCAGGAATCAAAAGGACTGGGTATCACTTCGGGCGGAAACAGTCAGAAATACGGCAAAAGCCTCATCATCATCACCATCGAAATGGAAAGTGCGGGAGTCTAA
- the pilM gene encoding type IV pilus biogenesis protein PilM, whose translation MQGLAVFFCLLGTMAMISPEIPTPRNSPKAESIAVNYAIYRNAVNNFVTSNSTITTSEVPVSNLSIPSGWKPMRAWANRMDDGNCYVWGAVQGNESEEIRKIFMGSFAIGVKRNGFLANAHGSDTALPTFIPENSIVSVITQ comes from the coding sequence ATGCAAGGATTAGCTGTATTTTTCTGCCTCCTCGGCACAATGGCAATGATCAGTCCGGAAATACCCACCCCGCGAAACTCACCTAAGGCTGAATCTATAGCTGTGAATTACGCGATCTATCGCAATGCGGTGAATAACTTCGTGACAAGCAATTCAACCATCACAACAAGTGAAGTTCCCGTTTCTAATCTATCAATTCCATCCGGTTGGAAACCCATGCGTGCATGGGCCAACCGGATGGATGACGGAAATTGCTATGTGTGGGGTGCTGTGCAGGGAAACGAATCTGAGGAAATCAGAAAGATTTTCATGGGTAGTTTTGCCATCGGAGTTAAACGAAACGGTTTTCTGGCCAACGCTCACGGATCGGATACAGCCCTGCCGACGTTCATTCCTGAAAACAGCATTGTCAGCGTCATCACCCAGTAG